The Teredinibacter sp. KSP-S5-2 genomic interval GTATTTTTCTTTGTAAGAAGTCAATCCACCTTTCATAAAATCATAATATTGCAAACCCTGCTGAATACAATACTCAATGGCTAAAGCATGGGCAGCAACACCATAAGGCAATCCTTTTGACTCCATATACACCCCAGATTGATAAAAATAGAAGGTATCTTTAAATACATACCCGTATATTGCTGCCCGTGGAGTATCGTTTTCCGTGATTTTCAGTATAAACGGCTGAGCTTCTTTCTCATTATGGCTACTCGTAATGAGTGCCATGTGAAACCGATTAAAAATATCTTGCGTAAATGCTCCCTCTTTACCATCCTTTTGCCACCTATCCTCGTGCAGTTGTTTTAGATCCTGGTAAAAATGCTGGAAGTCCTCGGCCGAACCCGCAATTTGAATCGTAATCTCTTCGCTACTTTTGACTTTTTTGAAAGCCCGTCGAAGCTGATAGCGAAAGTTTTTTGAGATGAGCTGATCAAAAAAACTATCAACATCCGTCGGTAGTTTTATGCAGTAGCGATATCCAAGTAAGCGGCTGTCGATACAATTGTGTTCCTGTGCCTGATCAACAATCTGGAACAAAGCGCTACCTTTCACCATATTCTTTAGATAAATATAGCGCATTCCTGACATCCACTGCTTTAGTTCGGCATAAAACAGTGGCTTCATTTCTTCAAAAGACACCGAATCGTCAATAAGAATATCGGGGTACTCGCTGGCAACCTCGGCCTCTTCATCCTCACCATACCCTATTGGTTGTAGGACGGAAAACAAACCAAGGCGCTGATAATAAGCGGGAAAAGCAGCGATCAGTTTATTATCTTGATAGCAAAGCAGAACATGTAGTCGATGACTTTCCTGATGATAATATTGCAGCCAGTGGCATAACCAAGCCCACGAAGTAAATAGGGAGGCCGAACTACAACGCTGAACCAAGTCCTGCCATTGACCAGCGATTTCCAGAAACTCGGCTTTATTAGAAAGTACTGTTAGCCTATATTTTTCGCTATCCATCGTATACCGCTCTCTGGTTTCTAGCTTACAGTAAACCGAGTTTCACCCTAAACACTTAAAAGAGCCGGTATCTAACCGACAAGGAAATCGTCGTTTGATCATAATCCCGCTGCTGGACAGGAGCATCGCCCACAGCAATTTCATCATCGTTTTTACGTTTTGCGTAAGAAACAGCAATATCTCCGACCAGGTTGGAGGAAAATTCATAACTCGTGCCAAGCGTGACTTCGTAGGTATGATCAATACCGAACTCCACTTGATCAATAAATTCTGTCTTCTGATAACTTAAGTCGAGATCCGTGGACCAGACTTCCGATAAGGCATACTCAATCCCTATATCCGCTCCCGTTCGATCACTATCGCGTAGATCTGTTTCAAAATCTTCACGGTCGAAGGAGATGCCCATATTAAAACTACCATTGCCATCAAAAATATCGCGGTCAAACTGAACTTCCAGACGCTCGCGCTCCACCACATCGGAAGAAGTGAAGTTGGTGTCACCGTTGCTCAGGTTACCAGTAAAACCCGTGCTGATACTTAACCCCAACGAAGAGTCGGTCAGCGCCTTAGTGGCAGCAAAGGTAAAGTTACCCTCAGGGGTAATAATAAAAGCATTAGCCCCCAGGAAAGTACCTTCGGTTTTGGAGCCACTTGCACGCTCAATACTATTGATCCCATAGGAAAAGGAGGCTTCACCGTATTTAAGAATTCGGGTTACACCAATCTGGAAGTTTTCGCTATCGAATGTCAAATCCCGATCCACACCTGTATCAAACGTCCCAACTTCATACACATCGGAATAGGTTCCCCCAAGAAAAACCTGGGTCAGGGGGGATATGCTGCGTCGGAAAAAAGCAGAATAGTTGTAACGTTTACTGGTTCCATCAGTCTGGGGTGTTAAAGGCTCGTCCTCACCATCAACAAGTTGCCTGGGCTCGTTTTGATCTGAATCCACCTGCACATAGGAAGCACTTAATACGACATTCGTTTCCCCAAGCCCCAAAAACAGCTCAGGTCCCGTCTCAAAGATTCCCCGACTTATGTTCGTATCGTCATTCTCAGCAAGTAAAGGCGTGGTAATGGCTTCTTCCCGGTTATACGACGTTAACCACGTGAGACGCTTTGGCATCAAAAACAAGTCAAGATTCAAATTACCCGTCACATCAGAGTTATCCTCTAATGTGTCATTTTCGTAATCCACATAGTTGAAAAGGGCATCGGTGGAAAACGCCAGCCAATTACTGTCATATGAATGAATAAAGCCGAAATTTACTGTTCGTTGCAGCTCATCAACTGATTCGGGCTGATTAACATTTGCATTATCCAGCCATTCCAGGGAAAACCCTATAGATGCATCTGTTTCGGTGGGATTGCCCTGACCGACAGGCACTTGCGCATGAGCCCCAGTCGAGATAACCAAGGAAGAAAGAATTAAGATGCCACTCCCCAAGTGGGCGGGTTTTGAGATCGACACGATTATCGTTTTCACTCCTAGTTGGTTATTCAGTACACCTTAAGCACAGCTGTGAGCCCAAAGCTTAGACTGAATGTATAACGACTTTGTGGATTACGCAGGTGAAACCGCATTCCCTGGTAGTTTTGGTGTTTAGCTGTTCACTCAAAGAATAATTCTTCTGTTGGCGCAGATAATCCTATATGTAGATTTTTCCGTCAACAAGAGGGATCAGACCCACCTTTAAATCAAAGGCAGATATCTTAATCGACTGGGTCATTAGATGGGAGACTTTCTGGAAATATTGGCCCAACTAATGTTGCGAAAGGTCAATATACCAAGTTTGTGAATACTCACTTTTTTGATTGTTGTTATCAATTGCTGCTACACGGAAGTAGTAAGCACTTGGATAGAGGCCTGCGACATCAAAATCGAGTATCGTGCGGTCATGGATAGTAATGGATGTTGCCGTGTCAGAATCTTTCTGCCAATACTGTAATTCGTAACTCTGAATCTCGTTGTAAGGCAGGTTGTCGCCATTCTCTCGAGTTGTCGGAGCCTCCCATGAAACATTTACTTCGTAATCTGCCTCAGGTTTAGCGGCAATCAACCCGCTTCCATCACCTCCGCAGGACGTCAGCACGGCAGCAATAGGGCTACACGTCATAACTCGGCGCAATGCTTTAAGTTCTCTTGACAACATATTGATATGACTAAAAATAATTATTCAAGAAGCTATTCTTTGGTTCCGGGCCCAAAAGGGCAACCTTCATTCAGTGACACTTTGTAAACTCGTGAACCAGTTTGCGCCTTTTGCACAAATTGTCGCTTTAATTTTTCCAGGACTATTCACACTGGTGTAACTGTGCTGCTTCGGTAGAAAATGGGGAAGATTTGACTACAAAAGAGTCTGTCCGCGTAACCCAACAAACGACACGTTTTCATCCGCCCTCGTCATGTTCGACTAAAATGCATTTCTCGAATGGGCGAGCAGAATAAAGAACTGCCTTAGGTAATCGTTCAATGAGCGTGAATCGGCTCTGGTAATTTCACCTGAATCCTCATAGAATCCGCGGCCATCTACAAACCCTTTAATAGAAATAGGAAAGGCATATGAAACTTGTTAAAAAAACTGCCGAGTACAGCATCTTTGAGCGTAAAGACAAACGCCATGCTGTTCGCGGTTCAAACGCAAAATGGATAAACGGTGAAGCTAAAGTTGAAATCCTTCAAAAAGAAGGTCTTTTGAAAAAGCCAGAGCCTAAACCTGCTGAGCCAGCACCGGTAGAAGATTCTCAAGAAGAAGCCGCTTCCGAAGAATAATCTCAAAAAAAGCCTAAAGCGGAAAACTTTAGGCTTTTTTATTTCCCCGAATTTTGTACTCTATCACCCGTATCACAGAATCCATCTGAGCCCCCCACTCGTAGTATTGGGCATGACTCAACTAAGCAGGTAACCATTCAAGTGAAATATCGGGGTATTACAACCTACAGGCACGACACGCCCAAACGCATTGGCGTACTGATTACCAACCTTGGCTCTCCAGACGCGCCGACCAAGCAAGCCTTAAGAACCTATTTAAAACAGTTCCTTTCCGACCCGCGCGTGATTGAGGTTCCCAAAGCCATTTGGTGGTTTATCTTAAACGGTATCATCCTAAACACCCGACCGGCTAAATCCGCCGAGGCCTACCGACAGGTCTGGACAGAGCAGGGCTCACCACTTGCGATCTACACCCAAAAACAAGCGCACCTCTTGGCAGAATCACTGCATAAGGAATACGGTGAGAACATCTGCGTTGAGTGGGCAATGCGTTACGGCAATCCATCTATCGGCTCCGCATTAGAAAAACTACAACATGACAATTGCGACAGAATTGTCGTTCTGCCACTTTATCCACAATATGCCGCAAGCGCGACAGCCTCAACATTCGATGCGATAGCGGAGGATTTTAAAACTCGTCGCTGGCTTCCCGAACTGCGCTTTGTGCAAAACTATCATGACTTTCCGCCCTATATTCAGGCGCTAAGCGCAAAGATTGCAAGTTTCTGGCAGCTTCACGGCAAACCCGACAAACTGGTCTTTTCCTACCACGGCATACCATTGCGGTATTTTCATAATGGCGACCCTTACCCTTGCCAATGCATGAAAACTGCGCGTCTGGTAGCCGAAGCACTCAATCTGCAGCAAGACGATTACCTTATTAGCTTCCAATCCCGTTTTGGTAAAGAGCCTTGGGTTCAACCCTATACCGATGAAACCCTGAAACAACTGGCAAAAGACGGTACAAAACATGTACAAGTCGTTTGCCCCGGTTTTTCATCTGACTGCCTGGAGACACTGGAAGAAATTGGAGAAGAGAACAAAGCTTATTTTATGCAGGCTGGAGGCGAAACCTTCCACTATATCCCGGCTTTAAACGACGACCACGACCATATCGAGATGTTAAAAAACCTCGTCGGAAAACATCTCTCAGGCTGGGATATATCCATAAACTCATCTGAAGAACTCAATGCTCAGCTAACACGGGTTAAACAATGTCCGTTTAATCAGAAAAACCAGTGAACATCCCCCAGAGTAACAGGGTTTACTCAGTGAACATCTTGGGATAGATAAACACACTTTGCTTTCCGGAATTGGCGCGGATATCGCGCCAATTCTCAATATCCAATATTAACTGCACATATCCACATGTCGGTATGTTTTCTATCTCTGCTTCTGCGAGGTAGTTATGTAACTCTGTAAACGCGGGGTTGTGACCAACGATAACAATACTTGATGCTTCATCTTCCAGCTCGCGAAGCCAATACACTAAATCCATATGATCAAAGGTATAGAGCTGGTCGTCAATTCGGAAAACATCACTGCCGATCGCAAGCTCTGTAAGAATCCGCTCAATAGTGGATTGTGCCCTTACCGCGGGACTACAGTACACATGGTTAAAAGCACAACCACTTTGCGCGATTTTTTCCGCCATTAGTGCACACGACGCTCGACCCCGTTTATTTAGAGGCCGATTAACATCAGGGACACCAGGATCTCGCCAGCTGGATTTTGCATGCCGAATTAAATGAAGATATTTCATCGTTCACTCCGTCGAGGTTGGACTAAGTTTCCCGGCCTTGTCACCTCTCAGGCGGAACCATTGCTCAAGCTTAGCACTAATATCAGCTTTCTAGGCTAAGCTTTACTTACTTGGTAGTAAAAAAATAAACAACTTCACGGCATCATCCATACCAGCAGAGCGTATTCATGAACTTCACCGGATACCAAGTCGACGAACAAATCGGGCACGGAGGTATGGCCACTATCTATAAAGGCCAACAACTCTCTTTACAACGCCCTGTTGCAATTAAAGTTTTACAGAAGAAACTGGTAAAGCATCAGGAAATTCGAACGCTGTTTGAACGCGAATCGTTCATTATCGCCAAGCTTGATCATCCAAATATTATTAACGTCATTGACCAGGGTATCACCAAAAACGGTCAACCCTATTTTGTAATGAATTATGTCAAAGGTGTTGACCTTGATGTTGTGATGCGTAAAGGCAATGTTCAAATGAACGCCTCGCTGGATTTATTCGCTCAAGTGGCCAAAGCGCTTTCTTATGCCCATAAGAATGGGATTGTCCACCGGGATATCAAACCTTCCAACATTTTACTTGACGGTGAAGGCACAGTTCGCATTCTCGATTTTGGTATTGCACAACTCTATCGCGATTTTGGTCAGGGTATTCCCAACGAAGATAATATGATCATGGGCACTAACTCATATCTTGCTCCCGAAATGCTGGAATCAGCAGCAAACGCAACACATAAAAGTGATATCTACTCGCTTGGTGTTGTGATGTACCAATTTTACACTGGCCAGTTACCCGGTCAGAACCCTGTCAATCCTAGGTACCTTAATTCTTCATTAAGCCCGACATTAACTGAGTTGATACTTCGTTGCCTTGCCAAAGCACCAAAAGACAGGCCTGACAATGTTGATGAAATCAAGCATTGTTTACTCACCGAACTGAAAGGAAAACACTTAAATGAAGAACAACGCAAGCGCGCTCATTCCGGAGTTAAAAAACAATTTCAACTTCTAGATATTATTAAGGAAGACCTGCATAGTAGCGTTTATCTATTTTCAGAAAAAACAACGAAAAAAGCCATCGTTATAAAAAAAGCCCCGCTGGCAGAAAAAGGCTATGAACAGGCAAAAAAACTTAGTCAGATACGACACCGAAATATAATCGATATCTATGGTACATCCAAAAATGACCGTGTTTTTATTCTCGTTATGGAATACTGCACCGGCGGCACTTTGGCAGAACGGTTAACTCGACCATTTGCACTAAATAAATTTTTATCTATTGCAACGGATGTATGCTCTGCGCTGGCTTATACACATGACAATGGATTGGTACATGGCAATCTCCGCCCATCAAATATTCTTTTTCAAGACAATGGCGTAATCAAAGTCAGTGATTTTGGTTTTATTCGCCATTATGAACAATGCTCACAAGAACAAAATTGGTATTCGATTGACAATGAGGACGCATCAGTAAGTGCGGACATATACTCGGCCGGGGTTATTTTTCACCAATTACTAACTGCAAAATTGCCGCAACGAAAACACCTGCGGTTTACTCCTGATGAAACCTTTACTAACTTGCCCGAGGGCATTCAAAGTGTTATTAAAAAAATGCTCTCTCTTGACCCACAAAAACGATTTCGCTCATTTCACGATATAAATGAAGAACTCGAACCCTTTTTGGATGACGAACAAACACTGGTTTTGGATAAAAATGCGATAGCTTTTGATTCTCTTAACACTCCTGAGGAAATAGACGAACGACAACCCACATCCAAAAATCACCCTCGATATATACTCTGGTTATCGCTTATAGCCACTTCGGTTTTTGCCACCTATTTTTACGTACAATACCCAGAGCTGATACAGAAAATAACCGAGTCATTTATTAGGCTAGTTTCTCAGTTGCAGGACTAATTCATTACTGTCCTGATCAATTTCAAACTGGAAATTACGCAGAGTATTCATACCGAGAAGTCCATCTGCCTGTCCGCCCATATCAAAGTCCATAATCGCAATTTCAATATTACTCAAATAAAAAGGACCAAGTTGCAGTTGATCAACTAAATATACATTGCCACGGGTAATGCCATTGGCGGTGTTAAAGAGACGTGTGTCCACCAATCGCACATTCAATCCATGGGAAATTTGATCAAACTTTTGGCGGGTGATTGTTGTTAATGATGCGCCGGTATCCAACACCAGATTCAATGTTTGGGATTCCAACCCAAGTGGTACAAGATAATGACTACCTCGTCTCGTTAAAGCAACCCGCTCAGACTGACGATTAACGCTTCGATTATTTGCAGGCTGATCGACACCGTTCTGACCATCCAATTTGCTAATCAAATCCTTGGCTTTGTCCCCCAAATCAATATCCGAACTCAACTCCATGAGTAATGCACGGCCATGAATATACTCACCCGCCATCAAATACACTTCCGCCAAACGAAATTTGTCCGCAGTATTTTGCCTCCCGGCAACGGCCGCATATAAATATAAATTAATTAATTCGCTCCAACGACCTCCCGAGGTGAGGTGTTCATCCACTTCCTGGAAAAACGATTCATAATTATTATTTATTTTTGTTATATCGTTAGTTCGATATGCATAAGATAAGGCCAGTTGAAACTGGTCAACCGCTTCTGTGTAATACTCTAGTTTTTGATTAAATCTCGCCAGTTTAAGCAAAACATCAATATCACTATAAAAGTCGGCCAGAAATACGTCGGTCAACTCAATAAAAGGTTCGTAGTCCGCTTTCTCAAACAAATTATCGAGGTAATTCAAAATCACTGTCTTTTTCTGAGTTGAATCCCCGGCTCCGGTATTTACGCTGGTTGCATACATACGAACCGCATCGTTGAAACGTCGGGCCAGTAGCAGCTCGTTGAGGGATTCTGCAGAATGTGGCTTATTAGCTTCGTTGGGTGTATTGACAATATCGGATTCTTTGGGGCAAGAGCAAACACTATTCTGGGCACTCTGCTCAATAGATCGGCTTTCCTGTTTCTGAGGCCATTGTTGCTCCAAGCTGGTGGGATTCACATCTTCTGTTGATTGAGAAGTGAATTCATTGGCTAGCCATCCAACCATAACGCCCAACATAATCAAGAAAACCTGCTTCATTAACTCTCACTCATATAGAAATGATATTTTCCGACAGCCCAATTCTTCGAAAATTCAGCCGATGCAACATATACTTAACTTGTCGCCAGGGTAATTAGCGTTCTCACATCATGGCAATTTCCGGTTTTAATTTATCGATCGAAGAAGTTTATTACCTTGCCCTAGGAATTTAACAGATTAAGGTTATAATGGCCCACAAAGTGGTTTCTAATAAGCAATTAAACCTCTCTTACCATCATCAGGTTATCTACAATAATCCATGCAAACTGTTTCGTGACCCAGTTGAGGTACCTAGAATTCGGGAAACGCCCTATGCGCTTGAGTAGACTCACCCTAACCACATACTTCGCACTTGGCTCCACCTGCGTTCTGGCCCAAGCACCGCTCAAGCCCGTACTGGAAGAAGTCGTCGTCACGTCGACTCGCCAGGAAGAAGCACTACAAAGCATTCCTATTTCCGTTTCCATATTATCAAACGATTATATTTCCCAGCTTAACCTGCATAATCTGGAAGAGGCCGCGGCAAGTATTCCCAATATTCAAATGTTGAATGATGCCGGCGGAACTCAGTTGTTTATTCGAGGTATTGGCTCAGGTATTAATTTCGGATTTGAGCAGTCAGTTGGGACCTTTATCGATAATGTTTACTACGGCAGAGGGCGTAGCACACGTAGCGCCTTTTTGGATATTGAACGGGTGGAGATTCTAAAAGGGCCTCAATCCACTCTGTTTGGTAAAAATACGATTGCCGGCGCGATCAACATCAGTACAGCACAACCTACTGCTATTACCGAAGGCTATGTAAATAGTTCGTACACCAGCGAAATTAACGGCAAACAAATTACCACGGTGGTAAACACCCCCATATCATCAAGCCTTCGAGTACGAGCCGCGGCGCTGTTCTATGAAGATCAAGGCTATGTAGAAAATACCGCTCCAAATGGCGAGGACGGACCACAACAGGAAGAGGGTATTGGGCGGCTCAGTCTGGCCTGGAGCGCAACTGAAGATATCGAGTTTACCTTGAAGGGGGAAGTGGGACGATATAAGGTCATCGGGCGTAACGATATGATTAGCCTCGCTAACCCGGAAGCCACAGCGATCTATCAACTCTACGGCGATCCGAATTTTACAGCTGATTTCGATTACAAGAAGGCCTCACGGGATTTACCAAACCGTCCCCAAGAGGATCTAACCCAAACTCAGAATTTGCAGCTTACGTCAGTTATTAATCTACCAAACGGCACACTTCGATCTATTACCGCCTATCAAGGCTATGATGCCGAACACATAATGGATGCGGACTACGGCCCCATCCCATTTCTCGACCGTGAACGCCATGAAGACCACCGGCAGTTAAGCCAGGAGTTTTTATTAAATGGCAGCCTTAGCCGATCAGTGGATTACTTCGCAGGCGCTTATTTTCAGCAAGGTAAGCTTGATAGCCATCAAACCACGAAATTTATGTTGTCGTCGATTCCGCTCGTCGAAAGCCGGCTCGTTGCGCTAACCGGGCTGGCCCCCGGCGTGATGGACGCAGATAACGTTACCCATTTTGATCAGGACTCCCACTCCTATTCTGCATTTGCCTCACTTACCTGGCGACCAGCAGATAAAATCCAAACAGAATTAGGTGTGCGCTACTCGAAAGAACACAAAGAAATCAGCAAATCATCTATTGTTGCGGCACCAGGCGAAACAGTGACCGACCCTGAACGCGCTTTTGCACTAAGCAGTTTCAATCCGATATCACCACTCCGTACTCCACCATTCAGCCTCGCACTTGCAAATGAATACAGCTACCAAAAAGAGCGTACTGAGGAACACTGGACCGGACATCTGAACCTGCAGTTTATTCCATCCAATCAGCATATGATGTATCTGAAACTATCCAACGGATTTAAAGCCGGCGGCTTCGACGAGGACAATGCGCTCGGCCTGGAGGAGTCTGCAGAATTCGAAGATGAAACGGTACACGCCGTCGAGCTTGGTTCCAAGTCTGTATTGGCAGATAACCGAGTCAGATTTAATGTAGCCTGGTTTTATAGCGAATATAAAGATATTCAGGCATCCACTTTTGACGGCAACTGCTGCTTTATTGTTGGTAATGCAGCAAAGTCTGAAACACAGGGTGTAGAGCTTGATATCGAAATTGCCTTAACTCAGGCGTTTACCTTAAGTTCAGCCATCGCGTATCTTGAAGCAGAATATAAGATGTTTCCAAATGCGGCCTGTAATGAAGATCAGGTTTTGGCTTGGCAAGCAGACAGCGTAAACAATCCGTCCGGCTCTAGGGCAGGGTGTAAACAGGATCTTTCCGGTAAACCATTGCAATATGCTCCCCACTGGGCGGCAAATATGCGATTGGATTACCAGACATTTGTAGCCAACAATTCGGATTTCAGGCTTGGTATCGAGGCGGTCTATACCGATGACTTCAATATTGCCAATGATCAGGATGCGTTTTTAAAACAAGAGAGCTACACCAAATATAATGCGTATTCCCGACTCACCTTTGCGGCTTGGGCATTCTCACTTATTGGCAAAAACCTGAGCAACGAAAAAACCTCAAACTGGGGCAATGATGTTCCTCTTGCGTCAATTGGGTTTAGCAAAACCTACTATCAATTTATTGAACCACCCAGAACCATTGAGTTCCAGGTGGCTTATCACTTCTAAAGCTTTACCAGAACACGGCTAAAAGGTAGCACTAAACAACAATGCCGGCTGGGCGTTCTGCAAGCCCAGCTTCAATGTTTTTCGTTTACTCTTGCGATGTTCGTCAATCAAGGTCACCGTAATAAACGATGCTAAACCCACCACCGCAGCCGCAGCACGCACATCTTCGGCATAGGTCTGATGTTCTGCGGCGTAAGTACCTGCAATAACAGCGGCAGTAGCCCCCAAAACAACCCATTGCCCAACAGACATTCCATCGGATGTGGATTCCATCTCAGCACTATCTGCAGCGAATGTAGTCGAGGATATAAAGATTAGGGTTAGACAAATCAAGTACTTCATTATGAACCTTTTATTGTTAGTAAATTGACACCTGGAGCTCAGGTTATTGTTTTAGTGAAAAAATTGGTTGTTAAGATAATGGTTGTCTTATAAAAATGCATTATCAACACCAGCCCTAGACAACGATATTATGATCAAGCATCACACATTCTATTTAAGCCGTAAATGCACCAACGTTTCTATATGTGGAGTGTGGGGAAACTGATCCAAAGGTTGAACCTCGATAATTTTATATTTGTTATCTTGGAAAAATTGAATATCTCGCACCAGAGTTGCGAGATCACAGGATATATAAAAAATATTCTCCATCTTATTCTTCTTACGCAACAATTTATTTTTACTTTTCAATCCATCTCTTGGGGGATCAAGTATCAGGGTGTCAAAATCATTACGCAGGTTGTATATTTTTTCAAAGACCTTTTCGTCAAACAGATTGGCAACCAGGCTTTTTACATTGGGTAGTTTTTTTTCACTCAATGTTTGAATTGCCTGTTGATCGCCTTCCACCGCGAGTATATGCCGATCGGCGTTTGCAATCACCTCGGTAAAATTACCTGAACCGCAGAATAACTCCAATATGGTATTACAACCACTGGTATCGGCTTTTTCGGTCAACCATTCACGCATTCGAATATTCTGCCTGGAGTTACCCTGTTGGAAGGGTAGCCGTTTGTTGACACTGACATTTTCAAAATCGGTGTTTTCATCAATATCCAGTGTTAGCCATTTTTCCCTTTTGGCCGGCACCCAATTAGGGTTCGGCAATTTACGAATTAATTGCTCCAGGGTTTTTCGATTGGCAGGCGACAGAATCAGGCAATCCTGAATTGCAGCGATCTGGTTTGTTCCTTCGGCAACAAAGCCCAACTCCACACCATCAGTTTTAAACTGCGCCCGGTTACGGTACCCCAGTGGCTCTGCCGCCCATATGGGTTGTACTTTATCTTCCGCACCCAGGCGTTCAAAGTAATCTGTGACTCGTTTTTGCTTGGCCACGAGTTGTTGTTGATAGTCAACAAACATCCAAGGGCAACCGCCACACTCATGTTTAGTAAAACCATGATGAGCGCAAGGCGGTTCACACCGT includes:
- a CDS encoding class I SAM-dependent RNA methyltransferase — translated: MAKVGLIFEAVIRDIASDGRGIAPHESGAVVFVPGVWTGETCRIKIVGKKGRAFIGQLVEVIMPSLARCEPPCAHHGFTKHECGGCPWMFVDYQQQLVAKQKRVTDYFERLGAEDKVQPIWAAEPLGYRNRAQFKTDGVELGFVAEGTNQIAAIQDCLILSPANRKTLEQLIRKLPNPNWVPAKREKWLTLDIDENTDFENVSVNKRLPFQQGNSRQNIRMREWLTEKADTSGCNTILELFCGSGNFTEVIANADRHILAVEGDQQAIQTLSEKKLPNVKSLVANLFDEKVFEKIYNLRNDFDTLILDPPRDGLKSKNKLLRKKNKMENIFYISCDLATLVRDIQFFQDNKYKIIEVQPLDQFPHTPHIETLVHLRLK